In the Populus trichocarpa isolate Nisqually-1 chromosome 1, P.trichocarpa_v4.1, whole genome shotgun sequence genome, TGTCTATGCAGATAATGTcagttcattatttttcttgacgaGTTTAGTTGTTATACCAAATTGGCTAACAGAATTATATGTGATGTTTTATTGAAGTTGTGGAACATCTTTGTTGCCAGGATTTTTACTAGCTATGCTAttagtttgtttgtttgtttttttttatttttgttccttATTTTAATTCTGGTGGCATGATATcatatttaccttttttttattatgcttaaCTGTTATTCACAGAGTATATCTGTCGTCTCCGAACTCAGGAACTGGCAGTTCAGTTGGAGGTAGTCAGTTGTCTGGCCTCCCTTTGCTTAGAAAATCTGAGTCTTTGGAAACTAAAGATTGTATTCCCTGTGACCCAACTGGAGCTCCTGTGCCAAAATATGCTATGCAGGCATTTTCATTGCTTAATGAAAGTCCTAAAATTCAGGTTCTGATACATCACTCTCCCCTCGAGtatttcttttctccttttgctTAGACTATGTTGCATTCATGATGAGTTAATTTGACAATGCAGTTGCTtgtaattgaacaaatatatctcaattatttttttctactacaGAATTGAATTAAGCTTCAATTATGTGTTTGTTGTGGTTTcaatatgtttggtattgttaGCTGCTGAGTGTTTTTCAAGCTTAGCTTCAATGACACTAAGCTATCGATGCATTTCGAAAACCCCTGTCATTTCATACAGCCTGGATCATGCATAGAATGTATAACTGATATGCtgctttgttttataaattataagccCTGATATATAATACTTTAGgactttcaattttgttggacTCCTTAAGGCCACTTGAAcattttgaaatgtaattttttttttgttctatcaTTGCATCTAACATAccggttttaaaatatattaatgttgattGATGAATTCAGCTTACTGGAATAATCACTGATTTTAATATTATGCAGACTGTTGTTGCTGCCGTTGCCTCTGACCCAAATGTCTGGAATGCAGTTTGGGAGAACGAAGCCCTTCAGGATTTCCTCCAGTCCCAGAATACCTGTAAGTGTTGTCTTTTGTCTTTCAATCCACGTGTGCCATTCTTTTTTGATATTCCTGTTATCTATCTCTACCTATTTTATACCTGAAGCCAAGGAATCTGTTGCAGATACCCAGTCATCTGAAGCCAAGGAGTTTGTCAGAGATACCGACTTTCAGGATGCAGTATCTTCTAAGAACCTCGCTGAATTATCTGATGATGAAAGTGAAGCTGGAAGCTCTCAAACTGAACTCGTGGATATTATCAATAACGTCAAGCTTACTGTGGTTGACTTGGTGACCAACTTATCTGCTTACTTCCAAAAGATTTTTAGCTTTTCATCTGCAGAGCACACTCCTGCTGCCAATGAAAGTGCTGGAGCAGCTACCATCGAAAAGACCATAGGAGCATCTCTCATGGGACTGGCAGTGATTGTTATTATGGTGGTTGTGCTGAGGCGCCCTTAAAAGTTCATTTCCTGGCAAGCCAGCCGGTAAATTTGCCAAGCCTGCAGACTTATTTGTGTTTCTGGATGCTTAAATGGATGCCTAAAAAATGTTCTAGATATAGCATATTTATGTATAGTTTGAAAGATAACATTGAGTACTAGGCATCCATGTTTGAATaattttcgttttatttttccatcatgCTGCATTTTACTTCTTGTGGCTGACCTACTGGAGCAACCACTTGTTGCAATAGTAATCTCTTTTGGATGACAGATGAAGAcgaaaacaatgaaaaagacTTATTTATAATCCTTGAATGACTACACAGTTGTATCTCATTACAATTCCAGTTCAGTTCACAGTGACAGTTGATTTAAACCAGAGTATGCAACAAATTCAAAGAATAAGCATAAAgatacaggaaaaaaaacccactgAGGTCTTGGTTCCCATCACCCAAAGCACCAAGTCTTCGCATTAAATCAACATACTCTGGTTTCTTCATATTTTCGTGTACAAACTCGTGATTATTCTTCACAAAAACCAGCTCAAAGTCATACTGCCAAAGTTGAAAGCATGGGTACATGATAAGTCTATATAGGTTGATGCTTGAAAAGCTCCACGTGTGGCCAGCTTTTAAAACCAGAGGGATTACATTGATAGCTTTGAAAAGATGTTGAAACCACAGGCTTCATTTCCTGCACCAggatttaacaaacaaaaaaaaaagcaataatttTATACCTCTTCTGCCAAAGATTTGAAGATGTTGATAGGGACAATCCATTCAGGACAATCAACAGCATCCCGCAACAGAAACCATGGGTATCAACATCATCTGGAGTTTAGAATGAGAATCTTTCAACTAAAGCGTACAAAGGGAACCAAATAATTAAGTAGCAGAAGAATAAGAGCTCGTAATTTCTGATGGATAGATTGAGAAGGGAATAATCAGAGGATTTCATCATTACTGGCATGTGGTAACTAATCGGGTGCTGCACAAAAAAAGCACAAGTTCAATTGATGCAAAAATACTTGATATTGACATCTCAAGTAGAGTtaactaaagagaaaaaaaaacagaaaaaaagataaCGCATAAATACCTCTAAATGGAAGTTGTAGTTGATATCAAAAGGGCTAGAAGATTTAAATTTCTGAACCATAGAGCAATGAACTTGTCAGATTAGAGCATAGGGGTAAAGACCCAGCACCTGGAACAACGAAAACAAACTCACCTTCTGAGAAAACTCTTCATCAAATTGTATCCGGTAGACACTATTACCAAAGGCCGGTCCTTCAGCTGCATATTCACACAAAAAGATTCCTCTGTCGTGAATGGCAAAAGTAACGTGCCAGCACATTAATCTTAGAATTGTGAAAAAGAACATTTTACGAGAACACTTCAGATAGATTGACTCTGCAAGGTCTAAATCATACATCATTATTCCatgaattcttaaaaaaagCCTTCCCATACAGACAGCATAAACAGAAATGCAAGATATCACATTAATAGAAAATTTGATGTTGTAATGAAGGTGCCTCCTGGCCTTTTTATGTTCGCAGAGGCAGAAAAAAGCATGTTATGTTTTTGGTCAAAATTCATAAATCTgatcttttgaaaatatttgaaaggcACAAGACAAAAACcttctctaagtttttttatgataacattTGCATCCGGCATTGTTCCAATGAAGGTGCCTCCAGGCCGAAGCAAGGTTGATATATTGGCTAATGCTCTCCGTGCACGTGCCTCAGTTGACCATGAATAATGCAAGGCAAACTGCAAATTTTGTGTTGATGCTTCAGAACTAAGTAAAACcacactcacacacacacacacacacctagATTTGATGAATCCTATGGATATATATCCATGATTTGCATGATTAACTGAAGAATTAGCATATAACAATGGGAAAGATATTATATCCAGTCCAATGCACGGGAAAATGGAAAGTACAATATAGCAGAGATGCATGGAAAGGACAAATACTTTGGGTATTGAGTTTGAAGCATCAGCTAGTTCCTAGGTTTTTCTGGTCATATTGTGCCCTTTTAGAGAGACAGATACGTCAAAAGGAACACAAAAATTGGTGATATTAACATTTTcaaatttctagaaaaaaagtGTTGAAAGGACATTTGTATTCATATATCACACAACAATATCCATTTCCATTATCAAGCAAAGTTATTAACAGTCCAGTGAAATAGCTCAAAAAGTCCCTAGGCCAGCATAGTTGATTGATGAGTAGATATAGAAGCagaaaaaatttgaatgctTGACAGCTGCTTCAGCAGATGCTGGATTTAGCATTACAATAAGTGGTGGTCTGGTAATGCGGCTACGTGTGACCCATCATAAATTGAGGCTGCACATGAggtttaacaaaaataaaaaagttaaactttGCAATCAGCAACTCACCTCAGTTTTTTTCTAGAACAAAGAGTAATGTGAGGGAAATGAAacagaaacgaaaaaaaaaggtttaactAAGGCCAACGCAGAAAGAAAAAGGGGCACCACCGCCTACCTTCCTTGTCGTTGTCACAAGAATATCCTTGAGTCACTGTCGACAACAGCAGCACCACCATTAGAGGGGAGAAAACCGCGTAGGGTAGCCTgctcttccccttccccttcttcttcttcttctccaactGCATTTCTCTATCTCCACTATTCTGCAAAGTAAACAGtaaagagtgaattaattcattctccactgttcacgttgcatgtgaacagtggagaggtggagagtgaattaattctttcatgtacagtaaaataacataaaactacTGGACAAGGGTGTTTCAGGTTTTTCTGCTTTTCATGTAcagtaaaataatgtttttagccttagaaaagacaaaaaaaaaaaaaaactttgcctTTGGgagtattttggtattttgacatgagtattttgtataattaagagGGTTATAggggttttttgtattttcatgttttattttttaataaaaaagctatTGACGCGTGTTCCATGTATACCAGCGAATGGGTGACATCTGCGTCATTCAGGTAGTGCGTGTGATGTCGCTCAATTACCAATTCTGACCATCCATCGTCTCCCTGGATGCGTCGTTGTGCTTTCTTTTACATGGTGTGGCACATGTAGTCTTGTAATGGTTGAATTGCCGCCGATGatcgatttgtttttatttttttctttcttgtctcTCTCCTGACAACTAAAGTGTACAATTGtcctctttgtttgttgtttttcaatttcagtccttattctttgaatttcttattttgtccttattccttttatagaagtttttttttttcaattttgtcattcaattacaatttcttatatgttttattttcatttcagtcctcatttttttaatttcttattttgtatttattccttttatagttTCAGTCCTTCTAAATTCGTCCCtattttttgttggtgtttcaGAATTCATcctctttgttttgattttggtcattttttgttttgtttgagttatatttatttacaatttagtccttcaattctaatttgtgtatattatgtttttcaattcggtcattttacttttaatttttaattttttcacttagctcttttattaaagtttttttttatagtttttaattttacccttcaaatcaaatttatggtttttttaatagtaataatatccattttagtttggtccttttTCGTTTGATTCATTTCATTTGTTCTTTTGTcaaaagctttataatttttgattttatccttcaaatcaagtttatgatttttgttatttcaataataataatagtttattataaTAGTTGTAGTGGTTATGATATCAATAATTGtggtgatgataataataatagtaataattataataataatgataagaataaaaataactataatattaGTTATAgtggtaatgataataattataacaatagtacgtataaataataataacaatatttatcatTTGATGTTATATTTgctaggaattgagtttcactgtttttcatatatgatattttttatctaatatccTAAATTATTGGTTTGAAAAACTTACATGGATCGAcgttctcttttattttttgtcttattattttttaaaattttatcgtTCAATATtggtttttgaaataaaaaaaatcatctagaTTTTCTTTAAacctattaaataaattaattcacaTTGAGTTAACTTTTAAAGATTATCATTTTATATGAGTTTATAGcgtcacaaaaaaaaactccgcgctcttaatatttttttttatgttttaaaaatatagttctgGGCAAATGAACTAGTTCTAACTCTAAAACAAAAAGATCATAGGATTAGTTTTTGTCTTCCTGTTCCTCAATGGCTTCGTATTCCATTTTCTGGTTCTCTATTTATTCTTCATGTCTGCTGTTATATGCCAAGTTACAGGTGAGTTCTTCTTGATTCTGCAACTCTGTTCTTCtaagaatattttcatttaatttctttggtCTTCAAGCAAATCCCTGTTTGATCAGGATTAAGTAAAATGTCATCTCATGTTACCTAAGTAGCATACCAACTTGTACCTAACTAAGAAACTTGTACCTAACTGGAGGTCCTCGTTAACTTTAGGAgcatgagaattagttgagatgcgCGTAAACTAGTCCGGATACTcactataacaaaaaaatatatatatctttattgCACATGATTTGGATTTTGTAGTTGTTAAGAGGCCTATAACAAGTTTCGGTTTAGAGGCTGATGGTTAGCCTATTTGATAATGtgatgacaattattttattattttttaaaagtatattttttaaataaataaaaataatatatatttttatttaaaaatattatttttaatatcaatatatcaaaacgatgtaaaaacataaaaaaataaaaattacaagcaCAAAAACAAATGGGCTGGAGTCACCATGGCctcttcaaaaaattcaaagtttaatgGGGGAGGGGGgttatcctttaaaattaaaaaaaaaagtaacttatTAATCCTAATATCCAATTTCGGGTCATGTATGTGAATGACTTTTTCATCTTAGCACATCCATCCTCTGCGGGCAATTCCTACCTTATGAACCAGGAAAAAAACGTATGTACTAACACACTTTGTCTTGCTCGCATGAAGTGAGATTCACAGGGTCAATTCGATAGCTCGaggaaaatattgaaatgaaaacataaaataaaaggagaagggAAAATTTATAGATAAATGGCatatttctcatttctttctttaccaAGTTTCATTACCTGTTAGaattttcttccttcctttctgTTGTCCATGAATTTTACAATTCTGTGTCCCAATTTCCATCCCAATGTACATTTATGGTGACTAATATTATACATTTTACAATTGGCTTTGCAGGTTAT is a window encoding:
- the LOC18095869 gene encoding uncharacterized protein LOC18095869, which translates into the protein MGGGGAMRAAAKVAGIGVVNSGIRGGISCVPPSVEQSVRNASRPVSAIISSTPSGGEVAATVQRPSWELDEWEFAGGLEEETVVHSAEPVARVVFGGAPPSLQEAEAATFELNDAFQKVYLSSPNSGTGSSVGGSQLSGLPLLRKSESLETKDCIPCDPTGAPVPKYAMQAFSLLNESPKIQTVVAAVASDPNVWNAVWENEALQDFLQSQNTYTQSSEAKEFVRDTDFQDAVSSKNLAELSDDESEAGSSQTELVDIINNVKLTVVDLVTNLSAYFQKIFSFSSAEHTPAANESAGAATIEKTIGASLMGLAVIVIMVVVLRRP
- the LOC18095870 gene encoding mRNA cap guanine-N7 methyltransferase 1-like, producing the protein MQLEKKKKKGKGKSRLPYAVFSPLMVVLLLSTVTQGYSCDNDKEASIYDGSHFALHYSWSTEARARRALANISTLLRPGGTFIGTMPDANVIIKKLREAEGPAFGNSVYRIQFDEEFSQKKFKSSSPFDINYNFHLEDAVDCPEWIVPINIFKSLAEEYDFELVFVKNNHEFVHENMKKPEYVDLMRRLGALGDGNQDLSGFFFLYLYAYSLNLLHTLV